In Bradyrhizobium sp. WBOS07, the genomic window GCAGATCGCGATCGATGACGGCCCCGAGCCGCTTCACGCTCTTGACCATTTCGGGATCGCGGCCGGCGAGACGATGCAGTGCGTCGAAGCGATCGACGGGCGCGTCACGGCGCGGTGCGATGGGCCTTGCGCGCATGGGCGGCGCCAGATGCCCCTGGCCCAACGGACTGCCATCCGCCCGACGCAGCTCGACGAGCTCGTCCGTGCCGCGCACGGCCTGATGATCGAAACGGACGTAGCGGGACACATCGATGCCGGAGGCGATCATGCCGTCGGTGAGTCCCAGCAGCGCACGGGCGGAGCGGCAGGCGCCGACGACGCGGCGGTCGTCGTCATAGGCGATGAGGCCGCTGCCACCGTCACCGGGCACGGTGGCGATCCAGGCGCTGCGGAAATGGGTCCGGAAGATCGCGCCCTCCATTCGCCGGGTCGCCTGCATCGTCACCGCGAGCGCGAGCTGGTGCGCGGTGCGCTCCAGATCCTCGCGGCAGGAGGTGATGTTGACGGCGCCAGCGAGCCGGCCGGCCTGGTCGAACAGCGGCGCCACGGCGCAGGAGAATATGTGCCACTGCGCGCGAAAATGTTCGTCGCGATGCACCAGGATCGGCTTCTGCTCCGCGAGCGCGGTGCCGAGCCCATTGGTGCCCTCAAAGGTTTCGGCAAAATTCGAGCCGGTGTAGATCTTCCAGTCGAGGAACTGTCTGGCGTCGGCCTCGCCCGGCAGGCGGCTGAACAGCATGGTTGCGTTGGCATCAGCGAGATTGACGCAATAGCCGGCGTCGCGCAGCGCACAGGCGAGATCATCGAGCTCGGGTGTTACGAGCCTGATCGTCTCCTCCATCGGCTCGGCGGCATGACGGACCTCGGCCTCGGTGAAGGTCTGCGGCGGTCCCTGCCGCGCCGGATCGAGCTTGTGGTTGACGAGGCACCGCCGCCAGGAACTGGCAATTCGCGAGGAGGCATCGACGTCGGCCACATGATTGGCGACGGACAAGACACGGGCGACATGGTTCGAGGCCGACAGGCTGGCCATCGCGGACGTCTCCACCCTGTATTATTGTGCAAAGTCTGGCACCACAGGCGGGGATGTCAATCGGGAACCGGTTTGGGGAATGAAGGCACACTGCCTCAACGCCGTCATGGCCGGGCTTCGTCCCGGCCATCCACGTATTGCCGCGCCTGCGAAAGAACGTGGATGGTATCGAAGCAGAATGCCTAGATGCTCAGGCAGAACCGATTGCTGCACCGCCCTCACCACGTATCGATGCACGGCCGCTTCTTCGCCGTCCGCGCCGGCGGCTTCGGCACCGTCCGCAGGCCGGCCATGATCCAGCGCCGGGTCTCGGCGGGGTCGATGACGTTGTCGATCTCGAACACCGAGGCAATCGAGACCGCCTTCCCGTTGGCGTAGAGCTCGGCGACCTTGTTGAGGTAGTAAGCCTCGCGCTCCTCGGGATCGGAGATCGCCTCCATCTCCTTGCGGAAGCCGAGGCGGACATAGCCTTCCAGGCCCATGCCGCCGAACTCGCCGGTCGGCCACGCCGCGGTGAAGAACGAGGCGTGGAAGCCGCCGCCGATCATGGACTGCGCCCCGAGCCCATAGCCCTTGCGCAGCACGATGCCGAACAGCGGCACGGTGAGGCTCGCGCCCGTGACGAACATGCGCGAGACGTGGCGCACGATCGCGGTCTTCTCGGCCTCCGGGCCGACCATGAAGCCGGGCGTGTCACAGAGCGAGACGATCGGCAGATCGAAAGCATCGCAGAGCTGCAGGAAGCGCGCGGCCTTGTCGCCGGCATCGGCATCGATGGCGCCGCCGAGATGGCGCGGATTGTTGGCGATCAGGCCGAACGGTTTGCCTTCGATACGGATCAGCGCGGTGATCATGCCGACACCGTAGTCGCGGCGCAGCTCCAGCACGCTGTCCTTGTCGGCGACGAGGTCGATCACGCTGCGGATGTCGTAGACGCGCAGCCGGTTCTCGGGGATGGCGCGGCGCAGCAGGCGCTGGTCGGCGGCCTCCCACTCCGTCACCGCGCCCTGGAAGTAGGACAGATATTTCTGCGCGACACGCGTCGCCTCCTCCTCGTCCTCGACCAGGATGTCGATGACCCCGTTCGGCGACTGGAACGAGACGGGGCCGACCTCGGCCGGATGATAGACGCCGAGGCCGCCGCCCTCGATCATGGCCGGACCACCCATGCCGATCGAGGCGTTCTTGGTGGCGATGATGACGTCGCAGCAGCCGAGCATCGCGGCGTTGCCGGCAAAGCAATAGCCGGAGACGACGCCGACCACGGGAACGAGACCGGACAGCCTTGCGAACTGCACGAAGGACGGGCCGTCGAGCCCGGTCATGCCGAGCCGGTCGGTGTCGCCGGGCCGGCCGCCGCCGCCTTCGGCATAGAACACCAGCGGCACGCGCCAATCCTCCGCGAGCGTCAGCATGCGGTCGATCTTCTTGTGGTTCATGTGGCCCTGCGTGCCCGCGAGCACGGTGTAGTCATAGGCCACGACGATGCAGCGCGCGCCCTCGGGGCCGAACTTCTCGCCATTCACCGTGGCGACGCCCATGACGAGGCCGTCGGCCGGCGTGTTCTTGATGAGATCGTCGAGCTTGCGCCGGCGGCGCTGCGCGGCGATCGCGAGACTGCCGTACTCCATGAACGAGCCGTCGTCGACGAGCTGGGCGACGTTCTCGCGCGCGGTGCGCTGGTTGGTGTTGCGGCGGCGCTCGACCGCGGCCGGGCGGTTCGCATCCAGCGTGTTGGCCTGGCGGGCGATCAGCTCGGCAAGATCCGGGCGGATGTGATCGAGATCGATATCGGCTTCGGCCGTCGTGCGATCAGCCGCGACGTCGAGCGGCTCCAGATACAGGATCGGCTCGCCGTGCAGCAACGTGACGCCATCGGCGGCAAGGAGCTTCATGACCCGGCCGCCCTGCTCGGCCATGACGAGATGCTCCATCTTCATGGACTCGATCACCGCGAGCTGCTGGCCCGGGCGCACGATCTCGCCTTCCTTCACCTGGATGGTGACGATGGTGCCCTGCAAGGGCGCCGCGACCATCACCGCGCCCTCGGGCACCGCTTGCGCGACATGTGCCTCAACGTGCGCGCCGCTTCGTTCCGCCGCCGCGAAGTAGAGCGGCTTGGCTGCGCCATCGGCGGCCTCGACCAGCTTTGCAATGTTGCGGTCGATGAAATCGGTCGCGATGCGGTTGGTCCTGAAATCGGGATGCGCCAGCACCGCCTGGAGGAAGGCGATGTTGGTGACGACGCCGTCGATCCGGAACTCGCGCAAGGCACGCGATGCCTTGGCGACCACGTCGTGCCAGGCTTGGCCCGGCGTATGCACGATGACCTTTGCCAGCAGCGAGTCGAAGGCGGCGCTGGTCTTGTAGCCGGCGTAACCGAAACTGTCGACGCGGACGCCGGGCCCGGAGGGCGGCTCGAAAACGGCGAGCACACCGCCGGTCGGATGCGTCGCGCCGGACACGTCCAGCGTCTCCATGTTGACGCGAAGCTGCAGGGCATGACCGCGCGGCTTCGGGATGGATTCCTGCGCGAGGCCGAGGGACGCCAGCGAAGCCCCCGCGGCGACGGCGAGCTGGGCGCGGACGAGATCGAGGCCGAGCACCTCTTCGGTCACGGTGTGCTCGACCTGAAGCCGCGGATTGGCCTCGATGAAGGCAAAGCTGTCCTCGGCGGTGCCGTCGACCAGGAACTCGAACGTGCCGAGATTGTCGTAGGCCGCGGCCGCCGCGAGCTGCCTCGCCGCATCGATGATGCGGCCGCGCAGGGGATCGCTCAGCGAGGGGCTCGGCGCCACCTCGACCAACTTCTGGTGCCGGCGCTGGATGGTGCATTCGCGCTCCCAGAGATGAGAGATGGCGCCATGGCGATCGCCGATGATCTGCACCTCGATATGGCGCGCCTGCCGGATCAGGCGCTCGGCATAGACCCCGTCGAAGCCGAAGGCGGCCCTGGCCTCCGACTGGCATCGCGCATAGGCCTCCGCGAGATCGGAGGCGTTCTCCACCACGCGCATGCCGCGGCCGCCGCCGCCCGCCATCGCCTTGATCACGATCGCCGCGTTGCTGCCGAGGGAGGTGAAGAATGCCGTGATCTCCTCGAGGCTCGACGGCCCGCTGGTGCCGGCGATGATCGGCACGCCATAGCGCTTTGCCAATTGTCGTGCCGCGACCTTGTCGCCGAACAGCTCGAGCGCCGCCGGCTTCGGGCCGACGAAGGTAAGACCTGCATCGGCGCAGGCCTTGGCAAATGCCGCGTTCTCGCTGAGGAAGCCATAGCCGGGATGCACGGCGTCGCAGCCGGCGCCTTTCGCCGCCGTCACCACAGCGTCGATGTCGAGATAGGCCCGCGCGCCGCGGCCGGGGATTTCGACCGCCTCGTCCGCAACCCGCACATGCAGCGACAGCGCGTCGTCGGCGGGATGGATCGCAGCGGTCGCGATGCCGGCATCGGCCGCAGCACGCGCGATGCGGATGGCGATCTCGCCGCGATTGGCGATCAGGAGCTTCTTGAACGACATGGTATCTCTCACTCAGGCCGCAGCGGAACGATTGGGATCGAGATCATGCCGCGCAAAGATGGCGAGGTCATTGTTCTCGTCGCAGCCCGCGTTCATGACGTTCTTCCCGTGTTGCTTTTCTTCTCGCGATGGCACGCAGGTGCCGTCGATCGACGTCGTTACACGTCGAGCACGGCAGAGGTCATGTCAAGAAAAACAGCACCGGCGTCGCGGCCCGATGCCGCGGCGCGGAAATATCAGGCGCCACGCAGTACGTTTCGCTACGCCGCGCGTACGCCCGCGACGAAGGTGCTGACCTCGTTTTCCAGGGATTGCAGCTTCTGCGTCAGCCGCCCGCTCGATTGCAGCACGAGCCCGGCGGCCTGGCCGGTCGCCGCGGTGGCCTCGGTGACGCCGGAGATGTTCTGCGAGACCTGGTCGGTACCGGACGCGGCTTCCTGCACGCTGTGGGCGATCGCCTGCGTGGCGGCACCCTGCTCCTCGACGGCGGCGGCGATCGACGAGGAGATCTCGTTGACCTCCATGATGGTGGCGCGGATGCTTTCGATGTTGCCGACGACCTGGTTGGTTTCGGCCTGGATCGCGGTGATCTGCGCGCCGATCTCGTCGGTTGCCTTCGCGGTCTGGCTCGCCAGCGATTTTACTTCGCTCGCGACCACCGCAAAACCCTTGCCGGCCTCGCCGGCCCGTGCCGCCTCGATGGTGGCGTTGAGCGCGAGCAGATTGGTCTGCGAGGCGATCTGGTTGATGAGGTCGATGACCTCGCCGATCTTGTGCGCGGCCGCAGCCAGCCCCTGCACGGTGTCGTTGGTGCGCTGCCCGTCGGCGGCGGCCTTGTCGGCCACGGTCGCTGCCTGCGCGACGCGCTGGCTGATCTCCGAGATCGAGGATGACAGCTCACCGGCGGCGGAGGCCACGGTCTGCACGTTCGTCGATGCCTGCTGGCAGGCGGATGCGACGAAGCTGGCGCGGTCGCTCGCCTTGTTCGCGGTCTCCGACATGCCCTGCGCGGCCTGCTGCATCGCGCGCGCCTCGTTGAAGACGTCGCGGACGACGGCCTGGACGCTCGCCTCGAACTTGCCGGCGAGGTCGGTCATCGCCTTGCGCTTCTCGTCATCGGCTTTCCGCTTCATCTCTTCCTGTTCGGCATGCATCTGACGAACGGCCGACGCATTGTCCTTGAACACGGCGAGTGCCTTGGCGAGGCCGCCGACCTCGTCGCGACGATCGATATAGGGCACCTCGAAGGAGCTGTCGCCGGCGGCGAGACGCTCGGTCAGCGCTGTGATCCGGGCCAGCGGTCCGGTGACGCTGCGGCCGATCAGGAAGGAGGCTGCAAGGACCACGACCAGCACCGCCAGGCATACATAGGCGAACGTCATCGCGTTCTGGCGGAACGCCGTGTCGACATCGTCGAGATAGATGCCGGTGCCGATGATCCAGCCCCAGGGCGCAAAGCCCTTCACATAGGAGATTTTCCCGACCGGCTGGTCGAAGCCTGGCTTGGGCCAGAGATAGCCGTAGAAGCCCGCGCCCTGCTTCTTGACCACGTCGACGAAGCCCAGGAACAGGGCGTTGCCGGCGGGATCCTTCATGCCGGACAGATCCTTGCCGTCGAGCTCCGGCTTGATCGGATGCATGACCATCTTGGGGGTCATATCGTTGATCCAGAAATACTCGACCTTGTCGTAACGCAAGCTCTTGATCTCGGCCGTTGCGGCGGCCTGGGCCTGCTCGCGCGACAGTTTTCCTTCGCTCTCGAGCTTCTGATAATGGGCGAGAATGCCGTAGCCGACGTCGACCATCTGCTGCGTCTTGGCCTGGCGATCGGCCACCATCTGGGCGCGCAGGGTCGACAGCGCGATCGGTGCCAGCGCGATCATGCCAAGCAGGCTGATGCCGACAATGAGGATCAGCTTGAAACTGATGCGGGAGAAAATCATCGGGGCTCGCAAAATTGGCGGTACAGATATGCCAATTTATCCTGCCCCCCTTAGCAAAGCCTTAAGCATTCCGATTCCGCCGGCGGCCGCCGCGGGCCCGCCGCCGCGCATCGCTGTCGTCGTCCGACGACCTGGCCCCTGCATTCGAATGTAAACCTCTTCAAATCTAGAACACCTCGATATCGGCCTTCCGCGCGTTGACTTGGCGGGGGCTCTGGCAGAACGATCGATGCAGACAACCAGCGCCAGCCGTGGCGTGAGAGCAGCCAAGGGCCAGAGGCTCCATGCATCCATCGACATCACCAAGGTCTCTCGACCTGCCCGCCCTCAGCGCGGCGGAACGGCTCTTCCTCTGGGGATTCCGCGCCAAGGCACGCAGCGGAGGTGCCGTTCCGACCGCCACCGACATCCAGGAGGTGTACAACCATTTTCGCGTGGGCGATGCCGTGGCCTCGCTGGAATCCATCATTGAGATATTCGCCTGCACGGCCCATACGGCCATCGAGGTGCACTGCCCGACCTGCCCGCGCGTGTCGGACAGCGAGCGGGAAATCCTGCATGCCATCGCCGCCGCACAACAGGAACGCATCGACATCGTGCGCGAGCGGTTCGAGAGCTGGCTGCCGCCGGTCGGCGCCGATTGGGCCCTACCGCCCGTGCGGGGGCTCGCGACGATCTTCCGCATGGCCGGCCTCATCCTGCCCGACCGCCAGGTGAGGTCTTTCGACCATGACCGGACCATGGCGATGAAGAGCTGGCTGGTCGGAAGCCCGACGCTGCACTGACGAGATTGTTCATGAGCTCCGATATTTGCGGTTCTGCGACGGCCCCGGACGGCGGCCAGCCGCGGCTCTGTCCGCTCAGGGCCGCACTTGCGGCACACCCTTGCGTCGAAAGCTGCGACGAGTTCTGCCGGGTCGCGCTGTCGTTGTTCCGGTTTATCGGGGCGGCCTATACGACCGGCGCGTCCGATTGCTGGGAAGCGGCCTATCGCTTTGCCGACGAGGCGCCGGGCGTCTCCGACAGTCCGCTGCTGGTGGCACGCGCTGCCGCGCTGGTCCGAATCCTGCGCAGCGGCCGGCCATGCGAGCTGTGCTTCATGCCGCCGTCCTGCCGGCGGCTGTCGAAGGACGAGGCCGGATTGATGCAATTGCTGGCAGTCGCGCGCCGCACGCAGCCGGGCGAGCTCGAATCCATTGTCTGCCAGCTGGTCGGCTCCGGCAAGGAGGACGCGGCGACACGGGCGGTCAACGCGCTTGCGCTGTGCTGAGGCCTCGACGGGCCCTGGACGCACATTCTCGGCCTGCATCGATTCATCCGAATCCTGATCCGCGTTCAGAGCCTTACTCGTTCGCAACGCACGCCGCCATGATCCCGTCGAGCTCGGCGCGCGAGAGCACCCCGAGCTCGGCGATGAAGACGATCCGCGCGCGCGGCACGTCCGGCGCGGGCGCATCGCCGGGGGCCAGCGTGGCGCGGCCGCCGGCGAATTGAAACACCATCTGGCGGCCGGGCTGCTCGACCGTCTCGAACAGGCCTTTCGCGCGCGCCAGCTTCGGCGCCAGCGTGGCGATCGCCTGCTGCAGGCGCGGCAGCGAGAGCGGGCGTTCGGAGGTCCAGCTCAGCGTCTCGAAACGGTCCTCCGCCGGCCGTTTCGGCCCGGGGCTGCGCGGCGTTGGCGCGCGGTCGACATGGGTGGGAAACAGCAGCGCGGACGGGATTGCGCCGTGTGGTGCATCGACGACCACGGCGGGAACGCGTTGCGCGCGGATGGCGGCGCGCATCCGCGTCGCCGCGCCCTGGTCCGCCAGATCGAGCTTGCTGAGCGCCACGATGTCGGCGACGCGCAATTGCGAGCGCTGGAGGGCATCGTCGAGGGCGGCCGGCGGTGTGCCGGCGTCGATCACGCACAGCACCGTCTCCAGCAGCGCCTCGCGCAGGATCACCGGATCCATCAGATTGCGGACGATATCGGCGGGATCGGCGACGCCGCTGGTCTCGATCA contains:
- a CDS encoding sigma-54-dependent Fis family transcriptional regulator, translated to MASLSASNHVARVLSVANHVADVDASSRIASSWRRCLVNHKLDPARQGPPQTFTEAEVRHAAEPMEETIRLVTPELDDLACALRDAGYCVNLADANATMLFSRLPGEADARQFLDWKIYTGSNFAETFEGTNGLGTALAEQKPILVHRDEHFRAQWHIFSCAVAPLFDQAGRLAGAVNITSCREDLERTAHQLALAVTMQATRRMEGAIFRTHFRSAWIATVPGDGGSGLIAYDDDRRVVGACRSARALLGLTDGMIASGIDVSRYVRFDHQAVRGTDELVELRRADGSPLGQGHLAPPMRARPIAPRRDAPVDRFDALHRLAGRDPEMVKSVKRLGAVIDRDLPVLLQGETGVGKDVFARAIHAGSNRARSNYIALNCAAMPESLIDAELFGYEAGAFTGARRDGSKGLIVQAHGGTLFLDEIGDMPIALQTRLLRVLENREVWPLGALKPVAVDIRLISATHRDLGRMAEEGAFRADLYFRLRGIAVRLPALRERADRDDIIRQIAREEAPGCRLSDEAWSQLAAYPYPGNMRQLRHVLRLAGCTAEDGVITDADLDLPPFGGRAAESDLAAAERATIVGALRAHGGRVAEAARALKLSRATLYRKIKQLKIESV
- a CDS encoding carboxyl transferase domain-containing protein is translated as MSFKKLLIANRGEIAIRIARAAADAGIATAAIHPADDALSLHVRVADEAVEIPGRGARAYLDIDAVVTAAKGAGCDAVHPGYGFLSENAAFAKACADAGLTFVGPKPAALELFGDKVAARQLAKRYGVPIIAGTSGPSSLEEITAFFTSLGSNAAIVIKAMAGGGGRGMRVVENASDLAEAYARCQSEARAAFGFDGVYAERLIRQARHIEVQIIGDRHGAISHLWERECTIQRRHQKLVEVAPSPSLSDPLRGRIIDAARQLAAAAAYDNLGTFEFLVDGTAEDSFAFIEANPRLQVEHTVTEEVLGLDLVRAQLAVAAGASLASLGLAQESIPKPRGHALQLRVNMETLDVSGATHPTGGVLAVFEPPSGPGVRVDSFGYAGYKTSAAFDSLLAKVIVHTPGQAWHDVVAKASRALREFRIDGVVTNIAFLQAVLAHPDFRTNRIATDFIDRNIAKLVEAADGAAKPLYFAAAERSGAHVEAHVAQAVPEGAVMVAAPLQGTIVTIQVKEGEIVRPGQQLAVIESMKMEHLVMAEQGGRVMKLLAADGVTLLHGEPILYLEPLDVAADRTTAEADIDLDHIRPDLAELIARQANTLDANRPAAVERRRNTNQRTARENVAQLVDDGSFMEYGSLAIAAQRRRRKLDDLIKNTPADGLVMGVATVNGEKFGPEGARCIVVAYDYTVLAGTQGHMNHKKIDRMLTLAEDWRVPLVFYAEGGGGRPGDTDRLGMTGLDGPSFVQFARLSGLVPVVGVVSGYCFAGNAAMLGCCDVIIATKNASIGMGGPAMIEGGGLGVYHPAEVGPVSFQSPNGVIDILVEDEEEATRVAQKYLSYFQGAVTEWEAADQRLLRRAIPENRLRVYDIRSVIDLVADKDSVLELRRDYGVGMITALIRIEGKPFGLIANNPRHLGGAIDADAGDKAARFLQLCDAFDLPIVSLCDTPGFMVGPEAEKTAIVRHVSRMFVTGASLTVPLFGIVLRKGYGLGAQSMIGGGFHASFFTAAWPTGEFGGMGLEGYVRLGFRKEMEAISDPEEREAYYLNKVAELYANGKAVSIASVFEIDNVIDPAETRRWIMAGLRTVPKPPARTAKKRPCIDTW
- a CDS encoding methyl-accepting chemotaxis protein; this translates as MIFSRISFKLILIVGISLLGMIALAPIALSTLRAQMVADRQAKTQQMVDVGYGILAHYQKLESEGKLSREQAQAAATAEIKSLRYDKVEYFWINDMTPKMVMHPIKPELDGKDLSGMKDPAGNALFLGFVDVVKKQGAGFYGYLWPKPGFDQPVGKISYVKGFAPWGWIIGTGIYLDDVDTAFRQNAMTFAYVCLAVLVVVLAASFLIGRSVTGPLARITALTERLAAGDSSFEVPYIDRRDEVGGLAKALAVFKDNASAVRQMHAEQEEMKRKADDEKRKAMTDLAGKFEASVQAVVRDVFNEARAMQQAAQGMSETANKASDRASFVASACQQASTNVQTVASAAGELSSSISEISQRVAQAATVADKAAADGQRTNDTVQGLAAAAHKIGEVIDLINQIASQTNLLALNATIEAARAGEAGKGFAVVASEVKSLASQTAKATDEIGAQITAIQAETNQVVGNIESIRATIMEVNEISSSIAAAVEEQGAATQAIAHSVQEAASGTDQVSQNISGVTEATAATGQAAGLVLQSSGRLTQKLQSLENEVSTFVAGVRAA
- a CDS encoding GTP-binding protein, whose product is MPVPILLVTGFLGAGKTTVVNHLLAHAQGRRIAAVVNDFGAINIDAELIAGASDGVVSLANGCICCSLEGDLLRTLSTLLRRDPKPDYIVIETSGVADPADIVRNLMDPVILREALLETVLCVIDAGTPPAALDDALQRSQLRVADIVALSKLDLADQGAATRMRAAIRAQRVPAVVVDAPHGAIPSALLFPTHVDRAPTPRSPGPKRPAEDRFETLSWTSERPLSLPRLQQAIATLAPKLARAKGLFETVEQPGRQMVFQFAGGRATLAPGDAPAPDVPRARIVFIAELGVLSRAELDGIMAACVANE